A DNA window from Streptomyces sp. 71268 contains the following coding sequences:
- a CDS encoding sugar phosphate isomerase/epimerase family protein, whose protein sequence is MSVDATGTSAGTAVPPGITLCGIGDEAGASLDEQISALTTLGWGHIELRNVDGTAVADLDDAAFERLVDRLAAADLTVTCVDSRIANWGRPITADFDADLRELDALGDRCHRLGTRYVRVMSYPNDGLSEADWRQEVLTRMGKLAARAEEAGLVLLHENCAGWAGTEAARMRELLTEVDSPALRLLFDVGNGVAYDYEAYDLLPTIAPYVEHVHIKDAVGTPEDASYLLPGDGRCRVEDSLRYLLDRGYTGVWSIEPHINVRPHESLATEGKDGVDAFVEYGRALERMVARLAGERA, encoded by the coding sequence ATGTCGGTTGACGCCACCGGGACCAGCGCGGGCACCGCGGTGCCGCCGGGGATCACGCTGTGCGGGATCGGCGACGAGGCGGGCGCCTCGCTCGACGAGCAGATCAGCGCGCTCACCACGCTCGGCTGGGGCCACATCGAGCTGCGCAACGTGGACGGCACAGCGGTGGCCGACCTCGACGACGCCGCCTTCGAGCGCCTGGTCGACCGGCTCGCGGCCGCCGACCTCACGGTGACCTGCGTGGACTCCCGCATCGCCAACTGGGGCCGGCCCATCACCGCCGACTTCGACGCCGACCTGCGCGAACTCGACGCCCTCGGCGACCGCTGCCACCGCCTCGGCACCCGCTACGTGCGCGTCATGTCCTACCCCAACGACGGGCTCTCCGAGGCCGACTGGCGGCAGGAGGTGCTCACCCGGATGGGCAAGCTCGCCGCCCGCGCCGAGGAGGCCGGCCTCGTCCTGCTGCACGAGAACTGCGCCGGCTGGGCCGGCACCGAGGCCGCCCGCATGCGGGAGCTGCTGACCGAGGTCGACAGCCCCGCGCTGCGCCTGCTCTTCGACGTCGGCAACGGCGTGGCCTACGACTACGAGGCGTACGACCTGCTCCCGACGATCGCCCCGTACGTCGAGCACGTGCACATCAAGGACGCCGTCGGCACCCCGGAGGACGCCAGCTACCTGCTGCCCGGCGACGGGCGCTGCCGCGTCGAGGACTCGCTGCGCTACCTCCTCGACCGGGGCTACACCGGCGTGTGGTCCATCGAGCCGCACATCAACGTGCGCCCGCACGAGTCGCTGGCCACCGAGGGCAAGGACGGCGTGGACGCGTTCGTGGAGTACGGCCGGGCCCTGGAGCGGATGGTCGCACGGCTCGCGGGGGAGCGCGCGTGA
- a CDS encoding Ldh family oxidoreductase, producing the protein MTPASPQAAEESAPRVAYEDLVGFAADVFAACGVPTGRARTAAKALVYGDLAGMRSHGLTNLTRLYLPLFDDKRVEPDAEPEVLADKGASVLLDGKKGLGLWLASEAIDLAADRAAEYGIGLVSVRDATHFGCAGHHTLRAAERDMVGILASNCGGQRIARPPGGKVAMLGTNPMSIASPAGPDLPPYCLDMSTTAVPTGKIRQAARAGQSIPEGWLTDAQGQPVTDPHALDRGDGFPTWLGGRPETGAYKGYGLALLVEVLAALVPGAGLGPAPEAYEGTGGPSGRDDDIGILAIVVAPGALRPVEGFLSQAGGLFQSLLDCPPIDPAQPVSYPGAREAATAEAARAGGVPITPALYGELREVAERWGLEVPVGVDA; encoded by the coding sequence ATGACACCTGCGTCGCCCCAAGCAGCCGAGGAGAGCGCCCCGCGCGTCGCGTACGAGGACCTGGTCGGCTTCGCCGCCGACGTCTTCGCCGCCTGCGGCGTGCCCACCGGCCGCGCCCGCACCGCCGCTAAGGCCCTGGTCTACGGGGACCTGGCCGGCATGCGCTCCCACGGCCTCACCAACCTGACCCGGCTCTACCTGCCGCTCTTCGACGACAAGCGGGTCGAGCCGGACGCCGAGCCCGAGGTGCTCGCCGACAAGGGCGCCTCCGTGCTCCTGGACGGCAAGAAGGGCCTCGGCCTGTGGCTGGCCAGCGAGGCGATCGACCTGGCCGCCGACCGGGCCGCCGAGTACGGCATCGGCCTGGTCTCGGTGCGCGACGCCACCCACTTCGGCTGCGCCGGCCACCACACGCTGCGCGCCGCCGAGCGCGACATGGTCGGCATCCTGGCCTCCAACTGCGGCGGCCAGCGCATCGCCAGGCCGCCGGGTGGCAAGGTCGCCATGCTCGGCACCAACCCGATGAGCATCGCGTCCCCGGCCGGCCCCGACCTGCCCCCGTACTGCCTGGACATGTCCACCACGGCCGTGCCCACCGGCAAGATCCGCCAGGCGGCGCGCGCGGGCCAGTCCATACCCGAGGGCTGGCTGACCGACGCGCAGGGCCAGCCGGTCACCGACCCGCACGCGCTCGACCGCGGCGACGGCTTCCCGACCTGGCTCGGCGGGCGCCCGGAGACCGGCGCGTACAAGGGGTACGGCCTCGCCCTGCTGGTCGAGGTGTTGGCCGCGCTCGTCCCCGGCGCCGGGCTCGGCCCCGCGCCCGAGGCGTACGAGGGCACCGGCGGCCCCTCCGGACGCGACGACGACATCGGCATCCTGGCCATCGTGGTCGCACCGGGCGCGCTGCGCCCGGTGGAGGGCTTCCTCTCCCAGGCGGGTGGCCTCTTCCAGTCGCTGCTGGACTGCCCGCCGATCGACCCGGCCCAGCCCGTGAGCTACCCCGGCGCCCGCGAGGCCGCCACCGCCGAGGCCGCCCGGGCCGGCGGCGTACCGATCACGCCCGCGCTCTACGGAGAACTGCGCGAGGTCGCCGAACGATGGGGCCTTGAGGTCCCGGTTGGAGTGGACGCATGA
- a CDS encoding class I SAM-dependent methyltransferase, whose protein sequence is MTDQASQETQATQESKDSKEYVFDPTWDQETERLRANEAIWDPGTIERLERLGVAPGWHALEVGAGSGSIAGWLGERVGPTGRVLAADLETGRLEALRAPHVEVARIDIRTEELPAESFDLVHSRMVVQHLEDRPAAVANMVRALKPGGWLFLEDTDSLPLFRSATSEDFLQDVRAAGYGLMRRSGHEPRGGHFDLEAMLATELEEVSAEGRAVMVRGGSFQARHYQLWLEFMKPRIVAEGEVSAERVDEALAEMGDPAHHWLTQVLISSFGRKPR, encoded by the coding sequence GTGACCGACCAGGCGTCCCAGGAAACCCAGGCGACTCAGGAGTCCAAGGATTCCAAGGAGTACGTCTTCGACCCCACCTGGGACCAGGAGACGGAGCGGCTGCGCGCCAACGAGGCCATCTGGGACCCGGGCACCATCGAGCGCCTGGAGCGGCTCGGCGTGGCCCCCGGCTGGCACGCCCTGGAGGTGGGCGCCGGTTCCGGGTCCATCGCCGGCTGGCTCGGCGAGCGGGTCGGGCCTACCGGGCGGGTGCTCGCCGCCGACCTGGAGACGGGGCGGCTCGAAGCGCTGCGGGCGCCGCACGTGGAGGTGGCCCGGATCGACATCCGCACCGAGGAACTGCCGGCGGAGTCCTTCGACCTCGTGCACTCGCGGATGGTGGTCCAGCATCTGGAGGACCGCCCCGCCGCGGTGGCCAACATGGTCCGCGCGCTCAAGCCGGGCGGCTGGCTCTTCCTTGAGGACACCGACTCGCTGCCGCTGTTCCGCAGCGCCACCTCGGAGGACTTCCTCCAGGACGTGCGGGCGGCCGGGTACGGGCTGATGCGCCGCTCGGGCCACGAGCCGCGCGGTGGCCACTTCGACCTCGAGGCGATGCTGGCCACCGAGCTGGAGGAGGTGTCGGCCGAGGGCCGGGCCGTCATGGTGCGGGGCGGCTCCTTCCAGGCCCGGCACTACCAGTTGTGGCTGGAGTTCATGAAGCCGCGCATCGTCGCCGAGGGCGAGGTGTCGGCGGAGCGGGTGGACGAGGCGCTGGCCGAGATGGGCGACCCGGCCCACCACTGGCTGACCCAGGTGCTCATCTCCAGCTTCGGCCGCAAGCCCAGGTAG
- a CDS encoding 1-deoxy-D-xylulose-5-phosphate synthase, with product MTLRPDGPRPAVAPLLDTLSGPDTLRAVPASRLPGLAAEIREFIGRAVPRQAGHLGPDLGVVELTLALHRVFDAPRDRLVWDTGRQAYVHELLTGRRDFTRRRHRSEPTWYAAPHGAVENARTATALSYADGFAKAHRLRGLHDRHVVAVIDWDALACGMAWEALNNLAASRDLPLVIVIHEAVPAPAPAPAADGLTDRRLLLRPAPGRAVPDRPARSPADAPPGAAASGGGTLVQAPPERARAEERHRPTPRSLFDDLGFGYFGPLDGQDAVALEVALRRAKALGGPAVVHCVTRGDPDPGPTTTPLGPARAPRPAEPAPGPSWTSVFSEEMVRLGGEREDIVGITAAMSRAVGLEAFAKAYPKRVFDVGIAEQHAVTSAAGLALGGVHPVVAVYATFLNRAFDQVLMDVALHGCGVTFALDRAGATGNDGPSHNGMWDMSILQVVPGLRVAAPRDGARLRALLREAVEVEDAPTVVRYPKGSVGADIEPVASVGGLDVLARPQGVSRVLLVSVGAMAQVSLEAAALLAERGVGVTVVDPRWVKPVNSALVGLAAEHELVATVEDNGRVGGVGSAITQALRDAGVTTPVRDFGLLQRFCEYGSRDEVLAEAGLTAHCVAETVEDVLTPVDWPPLRGAS from the coding sequence TTGACCCTGCGCCCTGACGGGCCGCGCCCGGCCGTGGCACCGCTGCTCGACACCCTCTCCGGCCCCGACACCCTGCGGGCCGTCCCCGCGTCCCGGCTCCCCGGGCTGGCCGCGGAGATCAGGGAGTTCATCGGGCGGGCGGTGCCGCGCCAGGCCGGGCACCTCGGGCCCGATCTGGGCGTGGTGGAGCTGACGCTCGCACTGCACCGGGTCTTCGACGCGCCGCGCGACCGCCTGGTGTGGGACACCGGGCGCCAGGCGTACGTCCACGAACTGCTCACCGGGCGCAGGGACTTCACCCGGCGCCGCCACCGCTCCGAACCGACCTGGTACGCGGCCCCGCACGGGGCCGTGGAGAACGCCCGCACGGCCACCGCCCTCTCCTACGCCGACGGCTTCGCCAAGGCGCACCGACTGCGCGGCCTGCACGACCGGCACGTGGTCGCGGTGATCGACTGGGACGCGCTGGCCTGCGGCATGGCCTGGGAGGCCCTGAACAACCTGGCCGCCAGCCGCGACCTGCCGCTGGTGATCGTGATCCACGAGGCCGTCCCCGCCCCCGCTCCCGCGCCCGCCGCCGACGGACTCACCGACCGCCGGCTGCTGCTACGCCCCGCGCCCGGCCGCGCCGTCCCCGACCGCCCCGCGCGGTCGCCGGCCGACGCCCCGCCGGGCGCCGCCGCCTCCGGTGGCGGCACGCTGGTCCAGGCGCCACCGGAGCGGGCCCGGGCCGAGGAACGGCACCGGCCGACGCCCCGTAGCCTCTTCGACGACCTGGGCTTCGGCTACTTCGGGCCGCTGGACGGCCAGGACGCGGTGGCGTTAGAGGTGGCGTTACGCCGGGCCAAGGCGCTCGGTGGGCCCGCCGTCGTGCACTGCGTCACCCGTGGCGACCCGGACCCCGGGCCCACCACCACGCCCCTGGGCCCCGCCCGCGCGCCCCGACCGGCCGAACCGGCCCCCGGTCCGTCGTGGACGTCGGTGTTCTCGGAGGAGATGGTCAGGCTCGGTGGTGAGCGGGAGGACATCGTCGGGATCACGGCGGCGATGTCGCGAGCGGTGGGGTTGGAGGCGTTCGCCAAGGCGTATCCCAAGCGGGTCTTCGACGTCGGCATCGCGGAGCAGCACGCGGTGACGTCGGCGGCGGGGTTGGCCCTTGGTGGGGTGCATCCGGTGGTGGCGGTGTACGCGACGTTCCTCAACCGGGCCTTTGACCAGGTGTTGATGGATGTGGCGTTGCATGGGTGTGGGGTGACGTTCGCGTTGGATCGCGCGGGTGCGACGGGTAATGACGGGCCGTCGCACAACGGTATGTGGGACATGTCGATTTTGCAGGTGGTGCCGGGGTTGCGGGTGGCGGCGCCGCGGGATGGTGCGCGGTTGCGGGCGTTGTTGCGGGAGGCGGTGGAGGTGGAGGACGCGCCGACGGTGGTGCGTTATCCCAAGGGCTCGGTGGGTGCGGATATCGAGCCGGTGGCGTCGGTGGGTGGGTTGGATGTGTTGGCGCGGCCGCAGGGTGTGTCGCGGGTGTTGTTGGTGTCGGTGGGGGCGATGGCGCAGGTCTCCTTGGAGGCGGCGGCGTTGTTGGCGGAGCGTGGGGTGGGGGTGACGGTGGTCGACCCGCGGTGGGTGAAGCCGGTGAACTCCGCGTTGGTGGGGTTGGCGGCCGAGCACGAGTTGGTGGCCACGGTGGAGGACAACGGCCGCGTCGGCGGCGTCGGCTCCGCCATCACCCAAGCCCTCCGCGACGCGGGAGTGACCACGCCCGTGCGCGACTTCGGCCTGTTACAGCGCTTCTGCGAGTACGGCAGCCGCGACGAGGTGCTGGCCGAGGCCGGCCTGACCGCACACTGCGTCGCGGAGACCGTCGAGGACGTGCTGACCCCCGTCGACTGGCCGCCCCTGCGTGGTGCCTCCTGA
- a CDS encoding M20/M25/M40 family metallo-hydrolase — translation MTDAPARDPLTERPTTSAGARSGEAAGAADVTLTTAERELLLRLIGLPTAGPLEVGPDGPRPQLWAAQRAYAEAAAELGFTVVHHAAADPAVLELDGVPVTVREAAAATPDFLECQPSMVLRLGPELPPERTVMFNVHLDTVAGFEPPRYADGRFHGRGAIDAKGPAVALLAGLRAARAAVPALGERVGVLVQLVAGEEGGAMGVFGTRPLVAAGYTGRLNVFCEPTRQLLLPRSTAAATARISVAGQDSIDDRPGGGHNATVLLGHLAQHLARRLPGRVPGGRVCVAGLHTGTLHNKVYGSGHLLLNLAYPTTEAGRALQQALEDELRAGLASFTETFADLPDFALTAREAARVTRLDWLKRGLPALASTDPWAERLLTEGAGLRYAPADADAFTCDAIWTHDVPGAYTVVYGPGDLDANGAHADGEHADLADLESFATGVRALLTSFARASEAGDPPAPAATTPDQPAGATTPAGSTSRTA, via the coding sequence GTGACCGACGCCCCGGCGCGGGACCCGCTCACCGAACGCCCCACCACATCCGCCGGCGCACGCTCCGGCGAGGCAGCCGGCGCCGCCGACGTCACCCTGACGACGGCCGAGCGCGAACTGCTGCTGCGCCTGATCGGACTGCCCACCGCCGGCCCGCTGGAGGTGGGCCCGGACGGACCGCGCCCGCAGCTGTGGGCGGCCCAGCGCGCGTACGCGGAGGCCGCGGCCGAACTCGGCTTCACCGTCGTGCACCACGCCGCCGCCGACCCGGCCGTGCTCGAACTCGACGGCGTGCCCGTCACCGTGCGCGAGGCCGCGGCGGCCACGCCCGACTTCCTGGAGTGCCAGCCCAGCATGGTGCTGCGGCTCGGCCCCGAGCTGCCGCCCGAACGGACGGTGATGTTCAACGTCCACCTGGACACCGTCGCGGGCTTCGAGCCGCCCCGCTACGCCGACGGCCGCTTCCACGGCCGTGGCGCCATCGACGCCAAGGGCCCCGCCGTCGCCCTGCTCGCCGGGTTGCGCGCGGCCCGCGCCGCGGTGCCCGCGCTCGGCGAACGCGTCGGCGTGCTCGTCCAGCTCGTCGCCGGCGAGGAGGGCGGCGCCATGGGCGTCTTCGGCACCCGCCCACTGGTGGCGGCCGGCTACACCGGGCGGCTCAACGTCTTCTGTGAGCCCACCCGCCAGCTCCTGCTGCCGCGCTCGACCGCGGCGGCCACCGCCCGAATATCCGTCGCGGGCCAGGACTCCATCGACGACCGGCCGGGCGGCGGCCACAACGCCACCGTCCTCCTCGGCCACCTCGCCCAGCACCTGGCCCGACGCCTGCCCGGGCGAGTGCCCGGCGGCCGGGTCTGCGTCGCCGGCCTGCACACCGGCACCCTGCACAACAAGGTGTACGGCAGCGGCCACCTGCTGCTCAACCTCGCCTACCCGACCACGGAGGCCGGGCGCGCCCTGCAACAGGCGCTCGAGGACGAACTGCGCGCCGGGCTCGCCAGCTTCACCGAGACCTTCGCCGACCTGCCCGACTTCGCCCTCACCGCCCGCGAGGCGGCCCGGGTCACCCGGCTCGACTGGCTCAAGCGCGGCCTGCCGGCGCTGGCCAGCACCGACCCGTGGGCCGAGCGCCTGCTCACCGAGGGCGCCGGGCTGCGCTACGCGCCGGCCGACGCCGACGCGTTCACCTGCGACGCCATCTGGACGCACGACGTGCCCGGCGCGTACACCGTCGTCTACGGGCCCGGCGACCTCGACGCCAACGGCGCGCACGCGGACGGCGAACACGCCGACCTCGCGGACCTGGAGTCCTTCGCCACCGGCGTCCGCGCGCTGCTCACCTCCTTCGCCCGGGCCAGCGAGGCCGGCGACCCGCCCGCCCCGGCCGCCACGACGCCCGACCAGCCCGCGGGCGCCACCACCCCCGCCGGCAGCACCAGCCGCACCGCCTAG
- a CDS encoding Gfo/Idh/MocA family oxidoreductase: MSGALRVGIVGLGVISRFYVKAFDELPDVELAAVCDLRADALAPFEGKVPTFADYRDMIAAGGLDAVVVNVPNDVHALVCGDLIAAGLPVCVEKPLATRVEDGRELVRAAREKGVVLFTSFHRRYNDNVLDLIARVPAGAELRHVTVRYLEMIEEHAGDDHWYLDPERCGGGCVADNGPNAFDTVRQIVGEVTVTDSKVVRDAQGTDRQATVELRAESGATARVLLDWAYPGETKDVELTLADGTVLVADMLGGHDGFKTSLWHEYVGVLRDFASAVRAGEDRSHGGLAALELVADVYRREAGAAGAGSENTTVRHADGGAR, encoded by the coding sequence ATGAGTGGCGCGCTGCGCGTGGGAATCGTCGGACTCGGCGTCATCTCGCGCTTCTACGTGAAGGCGTTCGACGAGCTGCCCGACGTGGAGCTGGCGGCCGTGTGCGACCTGCGGGCCGACGCGCTGGCCCCGTTCGAGGGGAAGGTGCCCACCTTCGCCGACTACCGGGACATGATCGCCGCCGGTGGCCTGGACGCCGTCGTGGTCAACGTGCCCAACGACGTACACGCCCTGGTCTGTGGCGACCTCATCGCCGCAGGGCTGCCGGTCTGCGTGGAGAAGCCGCTGGCCACCCGGGTCGAGGACGGCCGCGAGCTGGTCCGCGCGGCCCGCGAGAAGGGCGTGGTCCTCTTCACCTCCTTCCACCGCCGCTACAACGACAACGTCCTGGACCTCATCGCCCGCGTCCCGGCCGGCGCCGAACTCCGGCACGTGACCGTGCGCTACCTGGAGATGATCGAGGAGCACGCCGGCGACGACCACTGGTACCTGGACCCGGAGCGCTGCGGCGGCGGGTGCGTGGCCGACAACGGGCCCAACGCCTTCGACACCGTCCGGCAGATCGTCGGCGAGGTCACGGTCACCGACTCCAAGGTCGTACGGGACGCGCAGGGCACCGACCGACAGGCCACCGTCGAACTGCGCGCCGAGTCGGGCGCGACGGCGCGGGTGCTGCTCGACTGGGCCTACCCCGGCGAGACCAAGGACGTCGAACTCACCCTGGCCGACGGCACCGTGCTCGTCGCCGACATGCTCGGCGGCCACGACGGGTTCAAGACCTCGCTGTGGCACGAGTACGTGGGCGTGCTGCGCGACTTCGCCTCCGCCGTGCGCGCGGGCGAGGACCGAAGCCACGGCGGCCTGGCCGCCCTGGAACTGGTGGCCGACGTCTACCGGCGCGAGGCCGGGGCGGCCGGCGCCGGCAGCGAGAACACCACCGTGCGGCACGCCGATGGAGGCGCCCGATGA
- a CDS encoding MMPL family transporter, translating into MLDRLASLILPRPKKVLLAVLIIALAVGGASMGLTDRLTMGGYENTDTESHETEELLEKEFKQGTPNLSIVVSDPRGVDDPAVTAAGLKLTKGLQDHEHVANVASYWSMDRAPSLKGESGKQALVSGRILGDFDEVNDRVQDLKKEYSGKVEGLDVELGGIALMNFENVDQSAKDAATAETLVFPLVLIVLVVIFGSLVAAALPLAVALATMFLVFGLLYLITFGFDANNLLTNVTTLLGLGLAIDYSLLFITRYREELQRGQETEPAIRATMRQVGRTVIFSAVTLAIACMALMVMPFGMFQSIAIGGAATALMAALATLVIVPALLAWAGPRIDKLRLVRRKPRPVTASHEGGWHRLALFVMRKPVPLVVAVLALMALLGSPVRDLNLRLPDEQILPKSAQSAEVAQTVREDFNNREAQAMQVVAVDIGKTADRTNDIAAYATQLSALPNVARVDALTGSYAGGKEVAPATRFSQQYGTDSATYLSVVPAVDGLSPKGEDIVRDIRDAEAPFPVKVGGHPAISVDTFDVFADNLPIALGIMAIGTYILLFLLTGSLLLPLMAMLLSVLSLSATFGSLVFVFQDGHLQWLVGDFINTGAINWTVPVLVGTLGFGLSMDYAVFILSRVKEEYDRTGDNELAVATGLERVGKVVTYAAIILSLVFIVMLTSGISYMKALGLGVPLAILLDATLIRGILLPASMRLLGTRSWWAPGPMRKLHDRFGISEGGDPVPAAPGASAGGDVTPERTVDRV; encoded by the coding sequence ATGCTCGACAGACTAGCGAGTCTGATCCTCCCCAGGCCAAAGAAAGTGCTGTTGGCCGTGCTGATCATCGCGCTCGCCGTCGGTGGTGCATCGATGGGTCTGACGGACCGGCTGACGATGGGTGGTTACGAGAACACCGACACCGAGTCGCACGAGACCGAGGAACTCCTGGAGAAGGAGTTCAAGCAAGGCACCCCCAACCTCTCCATCGTGGTGAGCGACCCGCGCGGCGTCGACGACCCCGCGGTGACCGCCGCTGGCCTGAAACTGACGAAGGGCCTCCAGGACCACGAGCACGTGGCGAACGTCGCCTCGTACTGGTCCATGGACCGGGCCCCCTCCCTCAAGGGCGAGTCGGGCAAGCAGGCGCTCGTCAGCGGTCGCATCCTCGGCGACTTCGACGAGGTCAACGACCGGGTGCAGGACCTGAAGAAGGAGTACTCGGGCAAGGTCGAGGGGCTCGACGTCGAACTGGGCGGCATCGCCCTGATGAACTTCGAGAACGTCGACCAGTCCGCCAAGGACGCCGCCACCGCGGAGACCCTGGTCTTCCCGCTGGTCCTGATCGTGCTGGTGGTCATCTTCGGCTCGCTCGTCGCGGCGGCCCTCCCGCTGGCCGTCGCGCTGGCCACGATGTTCCTCGTCTTCGGCCTGCTGTATCTGATCACCTTCGGGTTCGACGCCAACAACCTGCTGACCAACGTCACCACGCTGCTCGGCCTCGGCCTCGCGATCGACTACAGCCTGCTGTTCATCACGCGCTACCGCGAGGAACTCCAGCGCGGCCAGGAGACCGAGCCCGCCATCCGCGCCACCATGCGCCAAGTGGGCCGCACGGTCATCTTCTCCGCCGTGACGCTGGCCATCGCCTGTATGGCGCTGATGGTCATGCCGTTCGGGATGTTCCAGTCGATCGCCATCGGCGGCGCGGCCACCGCGCTGATGGCGGCGCTCGCCACGCTGGTCATCGTCCCCGCGCTGCTGGCCTGGGCCGGCCCGCGCATCGACAAGCTGCGCCTGGTCCGCCGCAAGCCGCGCCCGGTGACCGCCTCGCACGAGGGCGGCTGGCACCGGCTGGCCCTGTTCGTGATGCGCAAGCCCGTGCCGCTGGTGGTCGCGGTGCTCGCCCTGATGGCACTGCTCGGCTCCCCCGTCCGCGACCTGAACCTGCGCCTGCCGGACGAGCAGATCCTGCCCAAGTCGGCCCAGTCGGCCGAGGTCGCCCAGACGGTCCGCGAGGACTTCAACAACCGCGAGGCGCAGGCCATGCAGGTCGTCGCCGTGGACATCGGCAAGACGGCCGACCGCACGAACGACATCGCCGCCTACGCCACGCAGCTCTCCGCACTGCCCAACGTCGCCCGCGTTGACGCGCTGACCGGCAGCTACGCCGGCGGCAAGGAAGTCGCCCCGGCCACCCGGTTCTCGCAGCAGTACGGCACGGACTCGGCCACCTACCTCAGCGTGGTGCCCGCCGTTGACGGCCTCTCCCCCAAGGGCGAGGACATCGTCCGCGACATCCGGGACGCGGAGGCCCCGTTCCCGGTCAAGGTCGGTGGCCACCCGGCCATCTCCGTGGACACCTTCGACGTCTTCGCCGACAACCTGCCGATCGCCCTCGGCATCATGGCGATCGGCACCTACATCCTGCTCTTCCTGCTCACCGGCAGCCTGCTGCTCCCGCTGATGGCCATGCTGCTGAGCGTGCTGAGCCTGAGCGCCACCTTCGGCTCGCTGGTCTTCGTCTTCCAGGACGGCCACCTGCAGTGGCTGGTCGGCGACTTCATCAACACCGGCGCCATCAACTGGACGGTCCCGGTCCTCGTCGGCACCCTGGGCTTCGGCCTCTCGATGGACTACGCGGTCTTCATCCTCTCCCGCGTCAAGGAGGAGTACGACCGCACGGGCGACAACGAACTGGCCGTCGCCACCGGCCTGGAGCGCGTCGGCAAGGTCGTCACCTACGCGGCGATCATCCTGTCGCTGGTCTTCATCGTCATGCTGACCTCCGGCATCAGCTACATGAAGGCCCTGGGCCTCGGCGTGCCGCTCGCGATCCTGCTGGACGCCACGCTGATCCGCGGCATCCTGCTCCCCGCGTCGATGCGCCTGCTCGGCACCAGGAGCTGGTGGGCCCCGGGCCCGATGCGCAAGCTGCACGACCGGTTCGGCATCAGCGAGGGCGGCGACCCCGTGCCGGCGGCGCCCGGCGCGAGCGCCGGTGGCGACGTCACACCGGAGCGCACCGTGGACCGCGTCTAA
- a CDS encoding UbiA family prenyltransferase, producing MSLNIAASPVAKDRLSAFVKLGKLSFYDYYLSAFIVWAALPGALTWDGTTFAVILLYIAGYVGVVAATVALDDVTGIRDGSDARNYSPESGALRDLSRKPLLSGALTVRQAELFGWGAMAWGAVMWSLVFVIAPENSLWVGLLMVAVLVSNVQYSYGLKISYNFGQELILVSPGLAILIPYVLLTGEATGLVILESVLFGLWSLLVSIYSNMNDVEGDRLAGRRNLATLTTAPTYRKIIVGAHLLEPLAVAVAIAVGAVPVWFVALMVPLWAMRVSQARSGVSQGNLLQARMLGIKLHRWGVPVLLLANVLALHV from the coding sequence ATGTCGCTGAACATCGCCGCGTCGCCGGTCGCCAAGGACCGCTTGAGCGCGTTCGTCAAGCTCGGCAAGCTCTCGTTCTACGACTACTACCTGAGCGCCTTCATCGTGTGGGCCGCGCTGCCCGGTGCGCTGACGTGGGACGGTACGACCTTCGCCGTCATCCTGCTCTACATAGCCGGCTACGTCGGCGTGGTGGCCGCCACCGTCGCGCTGGACGACGTCACGGGCATCCGGGACGGCAGCGACGCGCGCAACTACTCGCCGGAGTCCGGCGCGCTGCGCGACCTGTCCCGCAAGCCGCTGCTGAGCGGCGCGCTGACGGTGCGGCAGGCCGAGCTGTTCGGCTGGGGGGCGATGGCCTGGGGCGCGGTGATGTGGTCCCTGGTCTTCGTCATCGCACCGGAGAACTCGCTGTGGGTCGGGCTCCTGATGGTGGCGGTGCTGGTCTCCAACGTGCAGTACTCGTACGGCCTGAAGATCAGCTACAACTTCGGCCAGGAACTCATCCTGGTCAGCCCCGGCCTGGCCATCCTGATCCCCTACGTCCTGCTGACGGGCGAGGCGACGGGCCTGGTCATCCTGGAGTCGGTGCTGTTCGGCCTGTGGAGCCTGCTGGTCTCCATCTACTCCAACATGAACGACGTGGAGGGCGACCGGCTGGCCGGCCGGCGCAACCTCGCCACCCTCACCACCGCGCCGACCTACCGGAAGATCATCGTCGGGGCACACCTGCTGGAGCCGCTCGCGGTGGCGGTGGCCATCGCCGTGGGCGCCGTGCCGGTGTGGTTCGTCGCGCTGATGGTGCCGCTGTGGGCGATGCGGGTGTCGCAGGCCCGCTCGGGCGTGAGCCAGGGCAACCTGCTCCAGGCCCGCATGCTCGGCATCAAGCTGCACCGCTGGGGCGTTCCGGTGCTGCTGCTGGCGAACGTGCTGGCACTGCACGTGTGA